One genomic region from Doryrhamphus excisus isolate RoL2022-K1 chromosome 14, RoL_Dexc_1.0, whole genome shotgun sequence encodes:
- the nup42 gene encoding nucleoporin NUP42 — MPVCNFFLQGRCRYGEKCWNEHPRGGGGGGGGGYNNSYNRSSAPQQSRGGGGGFGNKVWVNPSQQKGGFGQQASPRGNDQWGGRGRDVKSSDFSFASSNRFSTLNNHDDYERGGRGGGGGGGGAAPGEEDDEQKLEIIQSDMKVWESSGQWGFSCYSGFKAPLSGFTDLSPEELRLEYYSSKASGELQSYLNGVNQLLTQWRNRVQELKIMNQSTRVALLAELRNPAPQRSSSGFGSTPIGFGSSSLDFGSKGFGAQPPAQASNFSFASPAGGFGSSAAPASCPTFGSAIPATTQPPSGFGSSSSAGSATPSASSFSFAGPSSGKPAASSSGFGSAANFSFSTTANNSKAPFGSGFGSEAAVGSLFGQTHSAPPASAGSDGLFTSESELTQDELGQFKAQRFTLGQVPLKPPPAAILLV; from the exons ATGCCGGTGTGTAACTTTTTTCTCCAGGGGCGTTGTCGTTATGGCGAAAAATGTTGGAATGAACACccgagaggaggaggaggaggtggtggtggaggaTACAACAACAGCTACAACCGCTCCTCGGCTCCGCAGCAGTCcagaggaggtggtggag GGTTTGGAAACAAGGTTTGGGTGAATCCCTCTCAACAAAAAGGAGGCTTCGGCCAGCAAGCGTCCCCCCGTGGGAATGATCAGTGGGGTGGGAGAGGACGTGACGTGAAGAGCTCCGActttagctttgcttcttcaaACAGATTTTCGACACTCAACAACCACGACGACTATGAAAGGGGGGgaagagggggaggaggaggaggaggaggagcggcaCCAGGTGAAGAAGATGATGAACAAAAACT GGAGATCATTCAAAGTGACATGAAGGTTTGGGAGAGCTCTGGCCAGTGGGGTTTTTCATGTTATAGTGGCTTCAAGGCACCATTATCCG GTTTTACTGACCTATCTCCAGAAGAGCTGAGGCTTGAATATTACTCCTCCAAAGCATCTGGAGAGCTGCAGAGTTAT CTCAATGGTGTCAATCAGTTGCTCACTCAGTGGAGAAACAGAGTCCAGGAGCTGAAGATAATGAATCAATCTACTCGTGTGGCTTTG CTTGCAGAACTGAGAAATCCAGCACCTCAGAGATCGTCAAGTGGCTTTGGCTCAACACCAATTGGATTTGGGTCCTCTTCCTTAGATTTCGGTAGTAAAG GGTTTGGAGCACAACCCCCAGCCCAAGCAAGTAACTTCAGTTTCGCCTCCCCAGCGGGTGGATTTGGTTCCTCAGCAGCCCCCGCTTCCTGCCCAACTTTCGGCAGTGCCATCCCAGCTACGACACAGCCACCCTCTGGGTTCGGCTCCTCCTCATCTGCAGGTTCTGCTACCCCTTCAGCGTCTTCATTCTCCTTCGCTGGCCCGTCCAGTGGCAAACCCGCTGCTTCGTCTTCAGGATTCGGCTCAGCTGCAAATTTCAGCTTCTCCACCACCGCAAACAACAGCAAAGCGCCGTTCGGAAGCGGTTTCGGTTCTGAGGCAGCTGTGGGAAGTTTATTTGGACAGACTCATTCCGCCCCACCTGCATCGGCAGGCTCTGATGGTCTGTTCACCTCAGAGAGCGAACTGACCCAGGATGAGCTCGGGCAGTTCAAAGCACAGAGGTTCACTTTGGGCCAGGTTCCTCTGAAGCCGCCTCCTGCTGCGATTCTTCTGGTTTGA